The Gemmatimonadota bacterium DNA segment ACCAGCGCCCAGTCCTGGCGCGCCCTCAGCCCGAGCCAGGTCACATGCGTGGACAGCGGGTAGCCCCGCTCTCGCGCGACGGTCGCCAGGCTGGGACTGAGGCACTCGTCGATCAGGAATTTCAACGCGGCCCGGATGGCGCATCGAGGGCCGCCTCGCCGGAGGCAACAGGAACCCGGGAGCGCCAGGCCGGCGCGGCGCGCGGACGGCCCCGCCGGGGATAGGCGCGCGCATAGCAGGCCGCCGCGTCGATCTGCGAGAAGGTGAGCCCCGGCCAAGCCGCCTGTATCGCCTCGATCCTGTCGCCGTTGTCGAGCATCTCGGCGATGTTGTGTGCGGGAATGCGGGTCCCCTTCACGCAGGGCGTGCCCGAGAGCACCGCGTCGTCGACCGCGATCGCCTCCCGCGCCCGCGCCAGTCGGGACAGTCCCCTCTCCACCTCCACCTTCATCTCCCGCAGGTCGACCGAGACGTCCTGCACGCAGGCCGACTCCGCGTCGGGACGGCCGAGCAGGTCGCGCACCAGCTTGCGGCGCCCGTCCAGGGTGAAGATCCTGGCCGTTTCGTGAACCAGCTTCAGGCTCACCAGGCCGTCGTTGTGCAGGAGGCGGGCGCCCTCGCGGCGCGACGCGGCGCTGCCCAGAACGCCGGTGTCGATGATGCGGTGCACCTGCCTCAGGGGGACGCCGGTCACGCAGGCCGCCTCGTTGGCGGACAACACCTTCGGAACTGCCGTGGCGGTCGTCATTTATCCTTCCTCCAATCCGGAAGGAATATAAGGTGGCGGCGACCGCGATGCCAGCGCAATTGCCCTGGGCATCAGATCGATGCCCACCGCCCGGTCGTGCGCCTCGACGATGCGGTCATCGCCGCCCACTATCGCTGGCGACAAGACCAACTTCAGCGCGAAAAGGGTGTCGTCGCGGACGGGGCGGTGCCGGATCTCTCCGTCCCTGCCGCACCGGGTCGTCCTTCACGTAGTAACCGGCGAGCATGTCGTAGCTGACGCCCTGCGGTGGCGAGGCGATCCTGCCAATCGAGGCGACCATCGCGTCAGCGTTGGCCCGACACCGCGCGGTCGTGGCCGCAGACCTGCCGGGAATACGAGGGGCAGTACCGGCTCAAACGGATCCGACCGGAGAATGCCGGCCGAGAGGACGGCGAACCCGGGTGGTCCGGCATTGCCGCTCGCGCATGGCCCGGGCCTCCATGGGCTCCGGTCAGGCGGCCGCCTTCCGGCCCGAGGCGAGCGGGCGCGACGCCAGCCACGCCTCGAGATGGCTCTCCCGCCAGCGAACGGCGCGCTGCCCGACCCGTTGCGGCAGCGGGAAGTCGCCTTCCCGCATCAGCCGGTAGATCGCCGAACGGCTCAGTCCGGTTCGCTCCTGTACCTCTTCTCGACGCAGCATGCGGTCAATGGTCGACATCTCACAACCCCTCCGGTTCCCTTCCATCCCCGAGATCCTAATGTGTGTAAGTGGGTTGTCAAACAGTAGGTTATGAGGCCTTCGCGCAGTATTATTTTGGCGCAATGTTGGCGGTTCAATCGCACTGCCTGGCGACGCATGCCCCATTTTGTCGGCAACCCGCCGAAGCGGTCCGCCGAGACGTACCTACCCCATTCCTGCATGAGCACCCGCCGCCGTTCGAAGAGGTGCATCCGCCGGTAGGCGGCCTCCACGCGATCCGAAGTGACATGCGCCAGGGCAAGCTTGAGACGTCACGCGGCGCATCCGAGCACTCCGCCGCCCAGTCTCGGAATGACGAGCGAAACCCGTGCGGCATGGCCCCGCTCTCCAGCCAGCGTCCCGCCCTCGAAACGACGCGGACTGGCTCAGGAAACCATCCCCGCCACTTCAACGGAGCGCGAC contains these protein-coding regions:
- a CDS encoding DUF433 domain-containing protein, whose amino-acid sequence is MTTATAVPKVLSANEAACVTGVPLRQVHRIIDTGVLGSAASRREGARLLHNDGLVSLKLVHETARIFTLDGRRKLVRDLLGRPDAESACVQDVSVDLREMKVEVERGLSRLARAREAIAVDDAVLSGTPCVKGTRIPAHNIAEMLDNGDRIEAIQAAWPGLTFSQIDAAACYARAYPRRGRPRAAPAWRSRVPVASGEAALDAPSGPR
- a CDS encoding AlpA family phage regulatory protein, with amino-acid sequence MSTIDRMLRREEVQERTGLSRSAIYRLMREGDFPLPQRVGQRAVRWRESHLEAWLASRPLASGRKAAA